A single Anopheles arabiensis isolate DONGOLA chromosome 2, AaraD3, whole genome shotgun sequence DNA region contains:
- the LOC120896452 gene encoding probable elongator complex protein 2 — MSVETIYTSAACNRTPDSLDWGPDGLIYFAANNAIAVFDPKYHGSVKIVRTLIGHKARVNTVRVVRDGSECHGGINLLSGSDDETCILWNTKQDGGAVRYILKGHTKGVTAVDALVNTATNNLIVATGSVDSSIKLWQATAESTFECTQTIDLRSGLTFAMKLFCLPRSNAVMLAYTTDTDVVKLCVRQKRTDADEATFEPVEQLKGHCDWVRGLDCIQLPDSEDWLLASSSQDTFIRLWRISPRASLQKQKEFKEILLEEDITVEERTFTVRAADGAEYHYALSLESVLQGHEGWVYGVHFCMRDAKLHLLSSSIDKSLTVWTPSESGVWVESVRVGEVGGSSLGFYGGKFSPDGSSIIGHGFQGSFHLWREDAEQPGLWKPSTILGGHFGGVRDLAWDPAGGMYVVTLSADQTTRVHAPWSRPEGEETWHELGRPQVHGYDMQCLTLLSRYRLASAAEEKIIRIFQAPSNFVQNFRALCSVVTDPEGDAVVESNPMGASVPSLGLSNKAVFEVETPETDSRHIKDMYPEHYFSPIALESPPAEETLMQNTLWPEIQKLYGHGNELYAIASSPDGALIASGCRATSTDQAQILLWDTASWRVVQQLTAHQLTVTQLAFAPDGQQLLSVSRDRTFSVFRRVSSAFELVMRSDKTKGVHTRIIWCCDWSHDSERFATGSRDGKVVAWKAANEESNGAAVAPFEQAGVLELKNESITAVAFGRRKLSDGRYLVAVGLESGVIKLYALGQWDLLLNISEDHAHHLTVKRLSFRPHVEQHQLASCGEDGLVRVYSIKL; from the exons ATGTCCGTAGAAACGATCTACACCTCTGCTGCCTGCAATCGGACACCGGACTCGTTGGATTGGGGCCCGGATGGATTGATTTACTTCGCCGCCAACAACGCCATTGCAGTGTTCGATCCGAAG TACCATGGCTCAGTAAAAATCGTTCGCACACTAATTGGCCACAAAGCGAGAGTAAACACGGTGCGTGTGGTTCGCGACGGGAGCGAGTGTCACGGTGGCATTAATCTCCTCTCCGGTTCGGACGATGAAACGTGCATACTGTGGAACACGAAGCAGGACGGCGGTGCGGTACGATACATTCTAAAGGGCCACACGAAGGGTGTGACTGCGGTGGATGCACTGGTCAATACTGCAACGAACAATCTGATCGTTGCCACTGGATCGGTTGATAGTTCCATCAAGCTGTGGCAAGCGACTGCCGAGTCCACCTTCGAATGCACTCAAACGATTGATCTACGCTCGGGATTGACGTTCGCGATGAAGTTGTTCTGCTTGCCGCGATCGAACGCAGTGATGCTTGCGTACACAACCGACACGGATGTGGTGAAGCTGTGCGTCCGACAGAAGCGAACCGACGCAGACGAGGCAACGTTTGAGCCGGTGGAACAGCTGAAGGGACACTGCGATTGGGTGCGTGGATTGGATTGCATCCAGCTGCCGGACAGTGAGGATTGGCTGTTGGCTAGCTCGTCCCAGGACACGTTCATACGCTTGTGGCGTATCTCGCCGAGGGCGTCCTTGCAGAAGCAAAAGGAGTTTAAGGAAATTCTGCTCGAAGAGGACATAACGGTGGAAGAACGTACGTTTACGGTGCGAGCCGCGGATGGAGCCGAGTATCACTATGCGCTTTCGCTGGAGTCCGTTCTGCAGGGCCATGAAGGGTGGGTGTACGGGGTGCACTTTTGTATGCGTGACGCCAAGCTGCACCTGCTGTCCAGCTCCATCGACAAGAGCCTGACCGTGTGGACACCGTCCGAGAGTGGCGTTTGGGTGGAAAGCGTACGCGTGGGCGAGGTGGGAGGATCTTCGCTCGGATTTTACGGAGGAAAATTCTCACCCGACGGCAGCTCCATCATTGGGCACGGTTTTCAGGGCAGCTTTCATCTGTGGCGCGAGGATGCGGAACAGCCGGGCCTTTGGAAACCGAGCACCATCTTGGGTGGCCATTTTGGAGGTGTAAGAGATCTGGCGTGGGATCCGGCCGGTGGAATGTACGTGGTGACACTTTCTGCCGATCAAACGACACGCGTCCATGCACCGTGGAGCCGACCGGAAGGGGAAGAAACGTGGCACGAGCTGGGACGTCCGCAGGTGCACGGCTACGATATGCAGTGTTTAACGTTGCTGTCGCGCTACCGGTTGGCCAGTGCGGCTGAAGAGAAGATAATACGCATCTTTCAAGCGCCGTCGAACTTTGTGCAAAACTTCCGAGCTCTGTGCAGTGTAGTGACCGATCCGGAGGGGGATGCAGTGGTGGAAA GTAACCCAATGGGTGCATCCGTTCCCTCGCTGGGACTGTCCAACAAGGCCGTGTTTGAGGTTGAAACACCGGAAACGGACTCCCGGCACATTAAGGACATGTATCCGGAGCACTACTTCAGCCCGATCGCCCTAGAATCCCCGCCGGCGGAAGAAACCCTTATGCAAAACACGCTGTGGCCCGAAATTCAAAAGCTTTACGGACACGGTAACGAGCTGTATGCGATCGCATCCTCGCCCGACGGCGCACTCATCGCGTCCGGTTGCCGCGCCACCTCGACCGATCAGGCACAGATCCTTCTCTGGGACACGGCTTCCTGGCGCGTTGTGCAACAGCTTACCGCACACCAGCTAACGGTGACACAGCTGGCATTTGCTCCGGACGGCCAACAACTCCTATCCGTGTCACGTGATCGTACATTTTCCGTGTTCCGGCGCGTGTCGAGCGCGTTCGAGTTGGTGATGCGCTCCGACAAGACGAAGGGTGTGCATACGCGCATCATCTGGTGCTGCGATTGGTCACACGATTCGGAGCGGTTTGCTACGGGATCGCGCGATGGCAAGGTGGTAGCATGGAAGGCAGCCAACGAGGAGTCGAATGGCGCGGCAGTTGCTCCCTTTGAACAGGCCGGTGTTTTGGAACTTAAAAACGAGTCAATCACTGCGGTCGCGTTTGGTAGGAGGAAGTTGTCGGATGGCCGATATTTAGTGGCCGTCGGGCTTGAGAGCGGTGTGATTAAGCTGTACGCATTGGGCCAGTGGGATCTTCTGTTAAATATTTCGGAAGA TCACGCACATCATCTCACGGTCAAGCGTCTTTCATTCCGGCCGCACGTAGAACAACATCAGCTGGCCAGCTGCGGGGAGGATGGTTTGGTGCGAGTGTATAGTATAAAGCTATAG
- the LOC120893737 gene encoding ARF GTPase-activating protein GIT1 — translation MSRAKSRIQTDVCGDCGSADPSWASINRGILLCADCCSVHRSLGRHISQVKSLRQGSWQPSVLNFVNQLNAHGANSVWEHLLLDSAAPKSLKRKPAPKDAVHPTKADFIRAKHVQLAYVLKPTFQAEEGSSLELELSKQLHASVRAGNLETSLRLLVQGADPNFYHEDKGSTPLHVAVKSGQLSQIELLLVYGADVNALDAQGNTPLELARQAKQSVIAERLLEVMYEVTDRLTFFLIGKKPNHASGQHLLIPGQSKKEMSEQLKIARGKLQLVPNRMFEELVMDLYDEVDRRETEAIWATSTLNPDSGAVPFLPTNPHLSATRNQGRQKLARFSQQEFAGLLMDVLLDAHRRQNMANLRPMDGPLPAGLAQLKAAALAPGAAGVGGGIRDSNLSDDEPLYDAVASDDDYAALAPVAQQALVNKSSPAAVSNVEVETLRQRIQDQELTIHELRSMIQKLASENNQLKSSIDTKDHDVQLRIDSHLNGSGGASEGSPERDQEARQAAAAAAAAYAKRPVSMYETRQTPRDESRPPITQSLYSMAPAGGSASMDPGNGTHVNGGTGAGQLPSFEEVKRRTDVVARRIKDLFAAMKDLSQREAFVPSAERIRLAVVDLMALFPASIIASESLRGALQQLNFHGNLIQAECARLQQCLAAEGMVATAAGTVPNGGGGGSAGAAGAAKPLAESIQQSMEQVRGCAYDLAMSTKMLITHLQQA, via the exons aTGTCACGTGCTAAATCGCGCATACAAACGGATGTTTGCGGGGACTGCGGGAGTGCCG ATCCATCCTGGGCCTCGATCAACCGTGGCATTCTTCTCTGTGCCGATTGCTGCTCGGTACACCGCAGCCTCGGACGACACATCTCGCAGGTGAAATCCCTGCGCCAGGGCAGCTGGCAACCGTCCGTGCTGAACTTTGTCAACCAGCTCAATGCGCACGGTGCCAACAGTGTGTGGGAGCATCTGCTGCTCGATTCGGCCGCACCGAAGAGCCTGAAGCGCAAACCCGCGCCCAAGGATGCGGTACACCCGACCAAGGCGGACTTTATCCGCGCCAAGCACGTCCAGCTGGCGTACGTGCTGAAGCCGACGTTTCAGGCGGAGGAGGGAAGCAGCTTGGAGCTGGAGCTGAGCAAACAGCTGCACGCCAGCGTGCGGGCCGGCAATCTGGAAACGTCCCTCCGGCTGCTGGTGCAGGGAGCGGATCCAAACTTTTACCACGAGGACAAGGGCTCGACGCCGCTGCATGTGGCCGTCAAGTCGGGCCAGCTGTCGCAGATCGAGCTGTTGCTGGTGTACGGGGCGGACGTGAATGCGCTGGACGCGCAGGGCAACACGCCGCTCGAGCTGGCCCGGCAGGCGAAGCAGAGCGTCATCGCGGAACGGCTGCTGGAGGTCATGTACGAGGTGACGGATCGGCTCACGTTCTTTCTGATTGGCAAAAAGCCCAACCATGCG TCTGGACAGCATCTGCTAATCCCGGGCCAGTCGAAGAAGGAAATGAGCGAACAGCTCAAGATTGCACGCGGCAAGCTGCAGCTCGTGCCGAACCGGATGTTCGAGGAGCTGGTAATGGATCTGTACGACGAGGTGGACCGTCGCGAAACGGAAGCCATCTGGGCGACGAGCACACTCAATCCCGACTCTGGCGCGGTGCCGTTTCTGCCCACAAATCCTCACCTTAGTGCCACACGAAATCAG GGTCGCCAAAAGTTGGCTCGCTTTAGCCAGCAGGAGTTTGCCGGCCTGCTGATGGACGTCCTGCTCGATGCGCACCGGCGTCAGAATATGGCCAACCTGCGTCCCATGGATGGGCCGTTGCCGGCCGGTTTGGCACAGCTGAAAGCGGCCGCCCTAGCACCCGGGGCGgccggtgttggtggtggcatCCGCGATTCCAATCTCTCCGACGATGAGCCGCTGTACGATGCGGTCGCGTCCGACGACGATTACGCTGCGCTGGCGCCGGTAGCGCAACAG GCCCTTGTGAACAAATCATCCCCGGCAGCCGTTTCCAACGTGGAGGTGGAAACGTTGCGCCAGCGAATACAGGACCAAGAGCTGACCATACACGAGCTGCGCAGCATGATACAGAAGCTGGCCTCGGAAAACAATCAGCTAAAGTCGTCCATCGACACAAAGGATCACGATGTGCAGCT ACGCATCGATTCGCATCTGAACGGTTCCGGCGGTGCCAGCGAAGGCTCCCCGGAACGGGACCAGGAGGCAAGGCAAGCAGCCGCCGCGGCAGCCGCTGCCTACGCCAAGCGACCCGTAAGTATGTACGAAACGCGCCAGACGCCACGCGACGAAAGCCGGCCACCGATCACGCAGAGCCTTTACTCGATGGCTCCGGCTGGTGGCAGCGCCAGCATGGACCCGGGCAATGGCACGCATGTGAACGGTGGCACCGGTGCTGGTCAGCTTCCCTCCTTCGAGGAGGTGAAGCGCCGTACCGATGTAGTAGCGCGCCGCATCAAGGACCTGTTCGCAGCGATGAAAGATCTTTCCCAGCGGGAAGCGTTCGTCCCGTCCGCGGAACGGATACGGCTGGCGGTCGTTGATTTGATGGCCCTGTTTCCCGCCTCGATCATTGCGAGCGAATCGCTCCGCGGTGCCCTGCAGCAGCTCAACTTTCACGGCAACCTGATCCAGGCGGAGTGTGCCCGGCTGCAGCAATGCTTGGCAGCGGAAGGTATGGTGGCGACGGCGGCCGGCACTGTAccgaacggtggtggtggtggtagtgccgGGGCGGCCGGTGCAGCCAAACCGTTGGCGGAAAGTATTCAGCAAAGCATGGAACAGGTGCGTGGCTGCGCGTACGATCTGGCAATGTCCACCAAAATGCTCATTACTCATCTGCAGCAAGCGTAG